Part of the Drosophila santomea strain STO CAGO 1482 chromosome 2L, Prin_Dsan_1.1, whole genome shotgun sequence genome is shown below.
GAAATACTGACAGGCTCTAAGTGGAGAATATAACAAAGCATTAACGATAATGCCATGCAGCAATGCATGTTGCAAACTGATTAATCTATAGTTCTATAATGAAATGTTTGTTGAATTTGATGTGACACGCAGAAGCAAACAGTGATTGCAATATGTGAACTTAAGGAACATAATCAAGACTAAAGCAAAATTGCAATCGGTCAAAGTTAGTTCCGGGTGAGAAGGCGATCATGCGGTTTAAACCCTCGAATTTCGGCACGAATCAATGCAGTAAATAGCTTTCTCCTAAGACACTCCACACTCCAGGGTCCCCGAATAAACAATCCGCCTGAGATGCGTTGCATATCGCATGCCAGTTGGCTTTCACTTTCTACCCGGATGTCTGGGGCGCCCACTCACCTTTGGTCCTCGAGCAGCTTTTCGGCCTGGGCGAGTCGCAGGCGGACGGTCTTCATGCTCTGTATGGGGAAGAGGCGGCAGAAGCGCGTGAGGAAGGCTGGACGCCAGCAGAAGCGCGGGAACTCCCGGCAGACGTCCCACAGTCGGGTGTTGTGCTCGAACAGATAGGTGTGCGTCTTGCCGAAGTTCAGATAGTCCATCATGTCGGCGTAGTCGCAGTTGAGCAGGTTCTTCAGGTTCTGCACGGCCAGCTCCTGGTCGTCGGGATCGCGGATCTGCTTGATGCCAAAGTCAAGCAGCGGCTCATAGTGATAGAAGTTGCCCGGAATCGAATTGAGTATGTCGCCCAGAAAGGTGGAGCCGGAGCGCCATGAGGTGACCACCACACTGCGCACCGGTGTGCCGTTCGTTTCTGGCGTCATGTCCGCCAGACGCTCGGCTCCGCCGCGCGGGTACTCGAAATTCTCCATTTCGGCCAGGATGCGCGACCGTTGAGCCGACAGGACATCCACTATAGTAGCTGTCAGATTGTAGACGGCCGTCTGCgacggctgctgctgctgcagttgctgctggaAGCGATCATAGAAGGCGCTGCGCGCCAGCGAATTGGATGGACCGCCATCTACGGACGCGGCACCACCACCGCCCGCGCCCTGATCCCGCCCAGCCGCCTGGTTAAACGGTGTGGTCAGCGGACGGTGCTGGGTGGTGGCGATCAGCAGCAGGATGCACAGGCTGCTCACGCCGCAGATGCCGATCAGATTGGCCCTGCGCGACATCCGGCTGCGGCGCCGCTTCCCGTTCAAGCTGAGGCGCTGCTTAGCGCGTGTCCTGCCGGTATCGACGTTCGACGGGTCCTGCTGGCCCAGCAGGGAGCACGCCTCCAAGTCCGAGCTCAGTTCCAGATGCTGCTCCTCCGTACTGCTGCCGTCAATGGCCGTGCTCATTGGTCACTCGCTAATTGCTGCTGGCTGATTACTGGCGTGATCACTGGTGTGCTATACTCGCACTCGCTCCCACACGCACATAGTTATCGCGGCGCCCTCAACTCGAGCGCATTGCCGTTCGCTGCGGAAGTCGCCGGAGTCGAAGTTATATCTTTCTTATCCGTATTTTTATCTCGATTTTCCGCGACGCGACGCGATGCGAACGAAACGATTGACAACAACAAAGTGACCTTTGCGGGTAGTTGGAAACATACCGCGGCGAGCAACGAAATCGAGTAAAAAGAAGCCCTAAATAATCCATTAAATCACAGTGACAGTCACGAGTAACTGGTGGGAAACTTTGCCAGCCATCTAGCGCGGACTCCAACCAagcatttataattaaataaagcataaGGATAATAGATCATTAAATCACAGTGACAGTCACGAGTAACTGGTGGGAAACTTTGCCAGCCATCTAGCGCGGACTCCAACCAAAAGGGCATTTTAtgaacttaaatatttaaataagaagTCAAATAAGAAGTTTGATTTAGAATAGAtcaaatgtacatatttattcgCGGTCTATACTATACTACCCTCTCGAAAGCATTAATATCAAGCCCCTGGGCCACTACGTTCATCATCTGCTCACAAATACCTAGGCCTTGCCCATTATTGGCTGGAATGATTCCGCTGAAAAGTGCTGGAAGTCCTGAATCGAGCGATACCCCCACAGGTCCATGGCCTGGCCACACACGTCCTGTACAGCCCCAATGTCGTCCACCATCATTTCGCTCATCCACTCGAAGGCGGGCTGGTTGAAGAGCTCCTCCCGGCGAGAGGACTCTACGACAAAGCCACTGCGCGGATGAAACTTTTGCGTCCTGGGCTTGGTTCGTCCCAAAGGCAATCCATAGAAGTCGAATACCTGTTTGATGGTCTCCTCGGGCTGCAGGAACAAGTCCTCGTAACGTATAATGCTGCGGAATACACATATACATCAAGAGAACTAAGAAATGCACAAAACCTTACCTGAAACGCTGGGGATAGGCTTGGGTGAGGGTCCCGACCATCTGATGATCACTGACCATGTCGCTGCATAGGGTCTGTGCTTCGCAATCCCTTTCATCCAAGCACCACTTGTTACTCATCCGGGAATATATGGTGCCCCGAGGATCGCGGACAAGCAACAGGATGCTTAAATTAAGACTAGAAATAAGGAGCTTTAAGTTAAATGATTCATTTCCAAAACTGCTACCACTCACTCCTCGCGCTCCAAGAGGGTAGCCAGAAGACTCAGCCGCATGTTGTACACCGCCATGTTGATGAATGGGTGCAGCTTGCAGACGGCGGCCATCGTCTCGGGATCCCAGCAGGTCTCCTGGCCGTGAGTGCGACAGATCTTGGCCTGGGCGCCGTAGAAGCGCTTGAAGACCGACGATCGCATTCCCCATTGGATCATTTCCGCAGACATGTTGTAGTTGCAGTTGTACAGCGCCACCAGCTCATCCAAGGCCCGACCGTGCTCCTTTGCGGCAATGGGACGGCTCTCGTAGCCGATCAGTGGAGCGTAGTGCTGATAGCAGCCCGGCTGATGAGCCAGGTTGTCCAGCAGGGTAAGGGCACCCGATCCCCGGAACGTGACCAGCATTGAACGGATGGGCTGACCGCCGGTTTCCAGTGTGAGGTTGCTCAGGTTGCCCAGGTGTCGGGTGCTGTAGGACACCAATGATCGCTGCATAGTCACCGGATCCGGCATAAGAATGGGCAAAAGGAAGAATGTGATCAGGACATAGATCGTATAGACGCCCACACAAACGGCGGTTAATTTGGTAGTACGCGAAAGTTGAACCATGACTgaaattttaagttttttccCAAGCCGCACACtctcaatttattttgtacaAAATCCGAATGGTTGAAGTGTTGATCTGACAGAAGGCACTGTGCTTCCATGTGGACGACGAAAAGGCTACCAAGGATTCAGAAGAAGATATATCTTGTAACATGCTACCTTTATTGGCATatcatttgtattttatataattttaatagttaataataaattgttatttatCAATAGCTAAAATACTAATATTGCTATGTTATAATACGTAAATATTTCGAATTCTGATTTGcaaatgtgtatatatattttgtaaaagaCCAACTATGCTGCTGAGTATcgaaaaacttttgaaaaataaaagactTTCGGACTAGGCAACTGCAAAAATGTCTAAATCAGTAGTGAGAATTATGTGTATAATTTCAGTTAATTTCGATTAATAATTAGCAGCATTTTTACAATGCTTTCTTAAAACTCACACAATTTCTTTAGATTTGTGGCACTAAATGCTATTCCGCAAACATCGAACCTGTATTATGCTTTCATACGTATATATGTCGGTATATCTGTTATTAAGTCTGTTCATTTTTAGTAAAGGCAAGGGTTTCCGATGAGGATGAAAGGATGTGAAGGAGAAATCCTCCCAACAACCGTCTTATCTGCGAGTTAAGCTCATACGAATATGGCCAGCAAAATGAGTTTCAAACGTTATCCTTAAATTACTTGGAATATTGAAGATATGAACGTGGCTAACTGGTGATCTGATTATTGAAATTTGTCGCGAAATTAAAATTATCTTAGTTTAAATGTAAGTATTTGTCCAAGAACTATCGTTCTGCAATAGATTTTCTTATAAAAACCTGGGGCACTGGTCGGTTAAAGCCCCAAATATAAACTAGGAATGCGGATTTTATTTGGAACCGTTGTCCCACCAACATTGAAGTACTTGCGAATTAATACTTAAGGTTAATACCATTACTTTCTCTCAAATGTCTTTTGTGTGGTTATCCTAATCGCTGTTACCCTCCGTCTCGTCGTCCAGCAGCAAGCTTGTCGAACCA
Proteins encoded:
- the LOC120452218 gene encoding carbohydrate sulfotransferase 4, producing the protein MSTAIDGSSTEEQHLELSSDLEACSLLGQQDPSNVDTGRTRAKQRLSLNGKRRRSRMSRRANLIGICGVSSLCILLLIATTQHRPLTTPFNQAAGRDQGAGGGGAASVDGGPSNSLARSAFYDRFQQQLQQQQPSQTAVYNLTATIVDVLSAQRSRILAEMENFEYPRGGAERLADMTPETNGTPVRSVVVTSWRSGSTFLGDILNSIPGNFYHYEPLLDFGIKQIRDPDDQELAVQNLKNLLNCDYADMMDYLNFGKTHTYLFEHNTRLWDVCREFPRFCWRPAFLTRFCRLFPIQSMKTVRLRLAQAEKLLEDQSLSSVRIVLLVRDPRGTMQSRRHRVWCGGNEDCEDPRLVCQDLRDDYKTAEVLLLKYPSRFRTVRYEDLSLSPSEMTQDILQFYGLPFDPAVEEFLDTHTKVNIGGVSSTYRDSRSAPFHWMQDLKPEEIKQIQDVCTEAMDLWGYRRIENFNNFSTTQQTFDPMVMPPPFT
- the LOC120448816 gene encoding uncharacterized protein LOC120448816, producing MVQLSRTTKLTAVCVGVYTIYVLITFFLLPILMPDPVTMQRSLVSYSTRHLGNLSNLTLETGGQPIRSMLVTFRGSGALTLLDNLAHQPGCYQHYAPLIGYESRPIAAKEHGRALDELVALYNCNYNMSAEMIQWGMRSSVFKRFYGAQAKICRTHGQETCWDPETMAAVCKLHPFINMAVYNMRLSLLATLLEREDLNLSILLLVRDPRGTIYSRMSNKWCLDERDCEAQTLCSDMVSDHQMVGTLTQAYPQRFSIIRYEDLFLQPEETIKQVFDFYGLPLGRTKPRTQKFHPRSGFVVESSRREELFNQPAFEWMSEMMVDDIGAVQDVCGQAMDLWGYRSIQDFQHFSAESFQPIMGKA